The sequence GGCGCGCCGGGTGACGGCGGCTTGCCGCGGGTCTTCGCAGAAGCAGCTGCTGTGCTCCGGTTCGAGGATCTGCACCGGGCTGTGCAGCAGGTCGCCGACGAACACCGCGCGGTCCGTGCCGGACGCGACGCGCAGCACCGACGACCCTGGCGTGTGGCCGGGCGCGGCCTCCAGGGTCAGGTTGCGGTCGATGCGGTGGCTGCCTTCCCACAGCACCGCGCGGCCGAGCACGGGCGCGACGCTGTCGGCGTAGACGAGCAGGCTGCCCTCGCGGCGCACCTGGTCGTGCTCGGTCTTCGGCGCGGGACGGCGGTGGGCGTTGCGCGGGTCGAAGTACACCTGGTCGGGGCGGGGGATCAGGTAGGTCGCCCGCGGGAACGCCGGCACCCAGTCGCCGTCGCGCAGCTCGGTGTTCCAGCCGACGTGGTCGTAGTGGATGTGCGTGTTGACGACGACGTCCACGTCCCCGGGCCGGACGCCGGCTTCGGCGAGGCGGTCGAGGAACGGCGTCGCCAGGTGGTCGAACAGCGGGATCTGCGGGCGGTCCCGGCCGTTGCCGACGCCGGTGTCGACCAGGATCACGCGGCCTTCGCTGCGGAGCACCCAGGTCTGGACCGCGCCGCGGTAGCCGCCGGTTTCCGGGTTCCAGTGGTCGGGCGCGAGCCAGCCGGCGTTGTCCGTCCAGAGTTCGGGCGGGCTGGGGACGATGGTCCGCGCCGGCGCGATCTCGCCCGCCCACTCGACGACCTTCACGACTTCGACTTCACCGATGTGCATACCACGACGTTAGGTCGTCGCTGTGAGCGTTCCAATGCGTGAAAAGCTCGATTCGATACGAGATCGGCTCTACGCTGAGCCGGTGGACCTCCTCAGCGACGCGATCGCCGCCGTGCGGATCGGGCAGCCGACGTCGAACCGGCTCAGTGCCGGGGCGGCGTGGTGCTACCGCTTCGCGCCCTATGACGGCGCCGGGTTCCACGTGCTGCTGCGCGGCAGCGGCTGGCTCGTCCCGGACGACGGCCCGCCGGTGCCGCTCGGGGCCGGCGACGCGGTGCTGGTCCCGCACGGGAGCCCGCACACGCTGTCGGCCACCCCGGACGCGACCGGCGCGGTGCCGTTCGAGACGGCGGTCGGCGAGCCGGGCGGCCGGACGGAGTTCCTGTGCGGCAAGTACCGGCTGGCGCGCGGGCGGCGCCACCCCGTGCTCGCGAGCCTGCCGGAGGTCGTCCACCTGCCCGCCGAGCCCGGCCGCCACCCCGAGCTGCGCGCGGCGATCGACCTGCTCGGCGCCGAGCTCACCGCGCGGCGCCCGGGCTCGGCCGCGGTCCTGACCGGGCTGCTGGACCTGCTGCTCGTCTACCTCGTCCGCGCCTGGCTGGCCGGTCGGCCGGAGGAGGGCTGGCCGCAGGCGCTGCGCGACCCCGAGATCGCGGCCGCGCTGGAGGCCCTGCACGCGGAACCGGCGGCGCCGTGGCGGATCGAGGACCTGGCCGCCCGCGTCGGGCTGTCCCGCGCGACGCTGGCCCGCCGGTTCACGGCGCTGACCGGGCAGCCACCGATGGCGTACCTGACGTGGTGGCGCCTGACGACGGCGGCCCGCCTGCTGCAGGACACGGAGCTGCCGCTGCCGTCGATCGCGGCGAAGGTCGGGTACGGCTCGCCGTTCGCGTTCTCGCACGCGTTCAAGCGGCAGTTCGGGATCGCGCCGGGCGGGTTCCGGTCGCGTTAGCGGGGACGCAGGCCGCGCAGCGCGGTGTCGACCACTCGGTCGGTGTACTCCGGCGTCAGCGGGCCGGTGCGCTGGAGCCAGCGGGTGAGCACCGGGCCCCACACCAGGTCGACGGCCACGTCGAGGTCGAGGTCCGCGGCCAGTTCCCCCGCCTCCTGGGCGCTGCGGAGCCGGGCCTTCTTCAGGTCGCGCATCGGGCCGTCCAGGCGCTTCGCGTAGTCCGCCGCCAGTGCCGGGTCGTGGACGATTTCGGTGTGCAAGGCGCGCATCGGCTGGTCGTAGCGCGGATCGTCGAGCTCGGTGATCGTGGCGCGCAGGACCAGTTTCAGGTCGGCGGCCAGGTCGCCGGTGTCCGGCAAGGCCGCGTCCTCGCCTTCGCCCGCGAGCGTCAGGAAGGCGTCGAACAGTAACGCGCCCTTCGACGGCCACCAGCGGTAGATCGTCTGCTTGCCGACTCCGGCGGCCTGGGCGATGCCTTCGATGCTGAGCTTCGCGTACCCCAGCTTCCCGGCGAGGTCCAGCGCGGCGGTGAGGATGGCGCGCCGCGCGGTTTCGCTGCGGCGGCTGGGGTCGGGGGCCACGCGCTCAACCTAGCACTCCGGCAAGACGAGACGGACCGTCTTGCCGATGTGCGCGAGTCGTGGCACTCTCGGTGAGTCGAGACGGGACGGTCCGTCTCGTGAGAGGAGATCCGATGGAAACCGCACGCGTCTGGTTCGTCACCGGGGCCGGCCGGGGGCTCGGCCGCGCTTTCACCGAAGCCGCGCTCGCCGCCGGTGACCGGGTGATCGGCGTGGCGCGCGACGTCTCGCCGCTGGCGGAAACCGCTGCCGCGCATCCGGACCGGCTGCTCGCGTTCCCGCTCGACGTCACCGATCGAGCGGCGGTCTTCGCCGCTGTCGACCGCGCCGCCGCGCACTTCGGGCGGCTCGACGTCGTTGTCAACAACGCCGGAGCGCTCTACGCCGGGATGATCGAGGAGTTCACCGAGGAGCAGGCCCGCGCGCAGCTGGACGTCAACTTCTTCGGTGCGCTCTGGGTGAGCCAGGCCGTCGTGCCGCACCTGCGGGCCCAGGGGAGCGGGCACATCCTGCAGATCTCGAGCATCGCCGCGCTCGGCGGCTTCGCCGGCACCGGGCTCTACAGCGCGAGCAAGTTCGCGCTGGAAGGGATGAGCGAGGCGCTGGCGGCGGAGGTCGCCGGGTTCGGGGTCAAGGTGACCATCGTCCAGCCCGGCGGTTACTGGACGGACCTCTACACCAGCAGCAGGGCGACCACGCCGGAACCGCGGTACGACGGGCTGAGGGAGGAACTCGCGAAGCAGTGGGCCGAAGGTTCGGTCGACAGCGAGCCGCGGCTGGCCGCCGAAGCGGTGTCGAAGCTGGTCGGGAGCGACGATCCGCCGCTGCGGCTGCTGCTCGGCAGCATGGTCTACGACCTCGCGTTCGACATCTCGCGGCGGCGCATGGACACCTGGGCGGGCTGGGAGGAGGTGAGCCGGGCGGCGGAGAAAGCGGTCCCGATGCCGGGCTGAAGCCCGGACCATGATCGGATGGCGGCATGCGGGTTCTCTCGGAAGAGCAGCTGGGTGCGGTGCTGGCGGGGGTGCCCGCGCCGGTGCCGCGGGCGGTGGTCAGCGGGAACTTCGCGACGCCCGCGCGGGCGCTGGGCGTCGTCGACGCGGCGCTCGCGGAGTACCGGCTGTTCGCGCTGAACGCGCAGGACGGCCTGCCGGACCGGCCGGGCGTGGTGCTCGAAACCCCGTTCGTCGGGCCGGGGATGCGCGGGCGCGCCGGGCTGCGGTACTTCCCGTCGCGGCTGTCGCTGGTGCCGCAGCTGCTCAAGCAGGCGCTGCCGCCCGACGTCGTGCTGGTGCACACGTCGGTGCCGGTCGACGGCGTGGTGTCGCTGGGCACCGAGGTCAACATCCTGCCCGCGGCGATCGAAGCCGCCCGGGCCCGTGGTGGCCTGGTGATCGCGCAGCTCAACCCGAACATGCCGTTCACGCACGGCGACGGCGTGCTGCCGCTCGACGAAATCGACTACGCGCTCGAGGCCGAAGAGCCGCTCCGGTCGCCGGTGCCTCGCCCTCAAGGCAGCACGGCCCGGGAGATCGGCGAGCGGGTGGCCGGCCTGGTCGCCGACGGCGCGACGCTGCAGCTGGGCATCGGCGGGATCCCGGACGCCACGCTGGCCGCGCTGACCGGCCGCCGCGGGCTGGCCGTGTGGTCGGAGATGTTCAGCGACGGCGTGCTCGCCCTCGACCGCGCCGGTGCCCTCGATCCGGCCGAGCCGGTGACGGCGTCGTTCGTGTTCGGCGGCACGGAGCTGTACAAGTGGATCGACCGCAACCCGCGGGTCCGGTTGCTGCGCACGGAAAAGACGAACGACCCCGCGGTGATCGCCCGCCAGCGCCGGCTGGTGTCGGTCAACAGCGCGCTGGAGATCGACCTGTACGCGCAGGCCAACGCGAGCCGGGTGCGCGGAGCGATCTATTCGGGCTTCGGCGGGCAGACCGATTTCGTGGTCGGTGCCCTGCATTCCCCGGGCGGCCGGGCGATCATCGCGCTGCCGTCGTGGCACCCCAGGGCGGACGTCTCGACCGTGGTGCCGCGGCTGGCCGGGCCGGTGACTTCGTTCCAGCACAGCTTTTTCGTGAGCGAGCACGGCGTCGCGGCGGTCTGGGGGCACGACGCCGGGGAACAGGCCCGGCAGATCGTGGCGCGGGTCGCGCACCCGGACGCGCGCGCGGAGCTGCGTGAGCGCGGGCGGGAACTGGGTTTCGCGCTGTAGCAGGGCCTTCGGGCTCCGTCGCGGAGGGTGGCCGGGCCTCGGCCGCACCCGGCCGGACGTCGGGGGCGGCCGGCCCGGGCCGGGGGCACCGGTGATCGGCCGCCGTCCCGGCCGGACCGCGTCGCGGCATTTCACGCGGCCGCGCGGGAATGGTGAACCTCGATTCCCCGATTCCGGTGATCAATGACCGGGGATTTCCGACGGTTACTCGATTCCGTTACGAACCCGGTCTCGTTTCACTCGATCGTGTAGTAGTGCTGCGAGCGTTGTCGTGCTTATTGGCGCGCAGTAGTGGGGAAGGTAGGGTCGCTCGGCGGAACGAACCCGAATGGCTGATGAACCAGAAAGAAATGACTTTTGGATTTCGAAGCATTGGCCACCCAACTGCGCGAACTCCGGGAAAACGTCGCCGGGGTGACCGGCACGGTGCTCGCCGCGGTCGACGGGATACCGATCATCGCCGACGCGGACGACCACCTCGATCCGGCGAAGATCTCCGCGCTCGCCGCCGCCGACCTGGGTATCGCGCGCCAGGCGGCCGAAATGACCGGGAAGGGCACGCTCAGCCAGACCGTCGTGTTCGGCAGCGAGGGCTACATGGCGGTCTACGCCGTGGGGCGGCTGGCGTTGATGGTCGTGCTGGGGGACAAGGGTCTCAACGTCGGGCGCCTGCTGTTCGAGGCCCGGCCCGTCATCGAGCGCATCGGCACCATCCTGGCCGCGTAGCGGAGAAGCCGCACAATGGAAGGAAGAAGCATGATGATGAACATCGACACCGCCCTCAAGGAAGCCATGTCCATCGCCGGCGCCGTCGGCGTCGCGCTGGTCGACTACGAAAGCGGGATGTCGCTCGGCACCAGCGGCGGCGGCGAGTGGCTCGACCTCGACGTCGCCGCCGCCGGCAACACCGAGGTCGTCCGGTCGAAACTGCGGGTCATGTCCTCGCTGGCGCTCAACGACACCATCGAGGACATGCTGATCACGTTGCACCGCCAGTACCACCTGATCCGGCTGATGAACTCCTCGCGGAATTCGCTGTTCCTCTACCTGGTGCTGGACCGGGAGCGGGCGAACCTGGCGCTGGCCCGGCACTACCTCAAACGGATCGAAGCCGACCTGCAGGTGTAGCCCGCGCACGCACGGGGAGGAGGCGGCGATGACCGGAGGCGGCTCTCGCGCCGCACTCGTCATCGGCTCGGCGTTCATGCACGACCTCGGTTCCCTGTTCCCGGTGACGATGAGCCTCGCCGGCGACGACCTGGCGTTCACCTTCGTGTCGTCCTGCCCCTCACCCGACGCCGTCGGGGAGTGGATCGGGCTGCGCTCGGGTGCCGTCGTGGCCGGCCGGGTCCTGCACTTCTTCGTCGACGCGAACGGGCGGCGGATCCGCGTCGAGCTGGCCGGAACCGCGGTCCGGGCCCTGATCGTGCTGGCGGACGAGGTGACCGCGGCGACGGTGCACGCGCCGTGGCTCGGCCGCTGGCAGGACCAGATGCCCTGCCTGGTGCAGGTCGCGATCGACGAGCTCGCCCGCCGGCTTTCGCGCTGCCGGCACCGGGCGGGCGGCGCCGACCCGCTGATCGACCTGCAGCTCGCCTACCGGCCCGACCAGGACTACCAGGCCCGGCTCGCCGGCGCGCACGAACGGGTGCGCGGCTTCATCGCGCCGGTCCGCCCGGTGCTGGCGATGCGCTGGCGCACGGCGACTTCGGCGCAGCGCAAGGCGTTCCTGGAGGAGCTCCCGGACGCGGTCCCCAACCGCAACTGGCTGCGCCGCCGCCGCACGGTGCGGTTGATGGGGCTGGAGGTGGAGGTGGCGTACTGAGCGGGCGGCGGGGTCAGGACGCCGGGAGCCCGGCGGCCGCGCGCACGGGGGCTTCGAAGATGTCCGCCATCCGGGCGTAGCCGACGTCGTTCGGGTGGAACCAGTCACCGGCGAGGCTGCCGCGCACCGGACCCAGCGCCGGGCCGCGCAGTTCGGCGAGGTGGACCTGCCCGCGGGCCGCGGCCGTCTCGACGAGGGCGTTGATCGCGCGGGCCTGGGTGTTGCCCCGGGGCAGGGTGGCGACCACCGAACACCCCGCCGGCAGCCGGGCGAGCAGTTCGGCGAACCGGGCCGGGGTGCCGCGGCGGCGGGCCGGGGTCAGCATGTCGTTCGCGCCCACCAGCAACGTCACCAGGGCCGGTGCCGACGGGAGCGCGAGCAGCCGGGGCAGCTGGCCGTCGAGGACGTCGGCGATCCGGGCGCCGGACGCGGACAGGTTGACCACCGCGAACGGCTCGCCGAGGCGGTCGTTCAGGCGGGGCACCCAGCCGCCGGTGACCGTCTCGGCGCCGATGCCCTGTGTCATCGAGTCGCCGAGCGCGGCCCACAGCGGCCGGCCGGAACCGACGGCCGTGCGCCCCGCCTCCGCCCAGGCCCGCGCGTACGGTTCTTTCTGCGCGCGGACCCGGCGGACACCGGGCAGCACGGCGGCGGCTACGTCGAGCAACACGGGACGTCCCTCCTCATCGCGGTCACCGGGATTCGGAGCCGGCCGCGCGTTGGATGGGACTCAGACGGGTCTGGCGGGCACGTCGGGTTCTCCGCCGCGGCGCTGGTACCCGGTCGGGCGACCCGGCAAACGGATTCGGCCGGAGCGCCGCGGGGTACTGACACCGTGACCCGAGACGGCGGAGGCAGTGGTGAACGACAAGCTGGAAAACAAGGCCGAAGAGCTCAAGGGCAAGGCGAAGGAAGCCCTCGGCAACGCCACCGACAACGAGCAGTGGCAGGCCGAGGGCCGGGCCGAGCAGGGCAAGGCCAACCTCAAGCAGGCCGGTGAGAAGGTCAAGGACGCGGTCAAGGGCGCCCTCGACTGACCACCGGGTCCGGCCACGGCCGTCGTGGCCGGACCCGCGGACCGGGCTACCGGGTGAACGTGAACCAGTTGATGTTGACGAAGTCCGACGCGCTGCCGGAGAACGTCAGGTACAGGTCGTGCACCCCGGTGGCGGCGGCGACGATGTTGGCCGGCACCGTCTGCCAGTTCTGCCAGCCGCCGTTGTTCGCGAAGTCGATCTCGGCGAGGACCGGGCCCGTGACGCTGTCCAGCCGGGCCTTGATCGCGCCGCTGACCCCCGCCGCCGCGCCGGAGGCGAGGCGGGCGACGAACTGGTTCGGCGAGCTCGAGCCGAAGTCGACGCGGGCGTACTTCAGCCAGTCGCCGTTCGCGATCCAGCCGACGTCGACCCCGCCTTCGCTGCACGACTCGTTCTGCGTGCCGCTCTGGGCGTTGTAGGCCTCCGCCTGGATGGTCGAGTACGCGCTCGTGCCGCCGCTGCCGGGCGGGGTCGTGCCGCCGCCCGCGCCCGGGCCGAGGGAGACCGTCCACGACGTCGGTGCCGGGTCCTGCAGGTGGCCGTCGACGGGCTGGGCGCCGGTCGGGCCCACGTCGTCGTACGGGAAGGCGTAGCCGATCGACGCGTACTGGTGCACCAGGCGGGCGTAGTGGTTGGTGGTGGCGTCCTTGTAGTAGTCGGCCGGCGCGACACCGTCGGGCTGGTTGTTGCCGCCGGACACCAGCAGGCTGCTGCGGTTCAGCGCCGCGGCGAGGCGGGCGGCGACCGCGCCGCGCGCGTCCGCGCCGGAGTTGTAGAGCGGCCCGCTCGCGCAGCCGAAGATGTCGACGGCACTCGGCTTGGTGAACGGCACGCCGTTGGTGTTCAGGCCGGCGAACACGATCGCGTCGCCGCTGACCGTGCCGGTGTAGGAGCCGATCCCGCCCTGTCCGTTGATGGTCAGCGGCGTCGAGCGGTAGTGGTCCCAGACGGCGTTGAGGTAGTTGGTCCAGTAACCGCCGAAGTCGACGGGGGAGTGGCCCGGCGCGAGCACCCGCACCACCTTGCCGGAACTGTCGGTGACGACCAGCCGGTCCCACGGCGCGCCGTCCGCGTTGTGCTGGGCGCGCAGCCCGTCCGCGATGCTCCCGAGTGCGCCGTTCGGCAGCGGGCTGACCGACTGCGAGCCCGCCGCGCCGGTGGTGGCCATCGACACCGGCAGCGCGACCATGTCGACGTAGCTGATGTTCGCGTAGAGGTTCGCGCTGTTGTAGGTGAACTCGCAGAACGTCCAGTTCGTCTGCCAGTTCGGGTCCGAGCTGGTGAAGCCGGGCTGGACGAGGCCGGGGCCCGGGTTGACGAAGAACTGGATCTTCTTGTCGACCGAGAACCAGACCCGGCCGCCGATGAGGTAGTCGGTCAGCGTCACCGTGAGTTGCGAACCCGAGCCGCCGAGCGGGATCGAGTAGTCCGGGATCGGCGTCACCGGCGACGACGGGTTTGACAGCGCCTGGAACCGGCCGTCGGCGGTGACGAAGCCGGGGCGGCCCGAGGTGTCCGCGCCGCTGATGTAGGCGTAGACGGTGCCGCTGCCCGAATTGTTCTTCAGCGTCAACGGCAAGGCCGCGGCGGCTCGGGCGCGGGGCGCGGTGGCAGCGGACCACAGCGGCGTGCTCGCCGCGGCGACCAGGCCCGCGGTGACGAAGGTACGCCTCGACAGCATGGCACCTCCTCGGGAAGGGCGGGGTTCGCGGGGCAGGGCGCCGCGCGTCCGCCGGACAGAGTGACCGGACCGTAGGTACGGGGTTCGGGGCCGGTCAATATCCGGTGGGGGCGGTTGGGTACTGACGGCCCTCGACGCTGCCCTTTCGCCGCCCGGACCAGTGATCCCGGTGGTCCGGTCTTTGTCCACTGTGGACGCTGACCGACCGCCTTCGTGCCCGGACGCCGTGACCACAGTGGACACTCCACCGGCAGGCTGAGCGGCTCCCGGGCCGGCAGGAGCGAAATCCTTCGCGTGCTCGTGCGCCCCCGGCGTGCTTGACTGGGGGGTGACGGGCCGGCCGCCCGGCCCGGGACAGGAGGAGGGCGTCATGTCCTCGGACCGGCACGGGCCGTCCGCTGTCCGGCGGCAGGCGGCGAAGGAGATCCTCGCGGTCGAACGCTCGGAGCCGCGGCCGGGCTGGCTGGTCGTCACCGCGGTCGGGGAGATCGACGCGGTGTCCGTGCGGTTGCTGCAGCGCGCGACGTGGCAGGAGGCGGCCACGGTCACGGTGGTGGACCTGTCCGGGGTGACCCTGCTCGGTGCGGCCGGGTTGCGGGCGCTGGCCCAGGCCGACCGGCGGGCGCGGGCGGATGGCGGCCGGTTGTGGCTGGTCGTGCCGCCGCACCCGGTTTCGGTCGCCTTGTCGATGTTCTGGCCCGGTGCGCGCGTCCGCGGGTTCGCGACGCTGGCGGAGGCACTGCGGGCGGACCCCGGATGAGCACGGGGCCGGACGACCGGGCGGTGTTCGTGATCGAGCCGGACGGCGTGCCGCCGCTCAGCGCGCTCCGGTGGTGGACCGCGCGGGTGCTGCCGCTGCTGGGCGCGGACCACCTGTGGGCGGTGCACATGGTCGTGACCGAGCTCGCCACGAACGCCCACGAACACGGCACCGGCCGGGTCACGGTCACCGCTTCGGCCGAGCAGGTCCCGTGCTCGGCGTTGCTGGAGGTGCACGACGACGGCGGCGAGCGCCCGGTGGCCGCCGAGCCCGGGCCCGGCACCGCGCACGGCCGGGGATTGGTCCTGGTGCGCGGCCTTTCGCGGGCGTGGGGCGTGCGCGGCACCGGGGTCGGGAAGACGGTGTGGGCGCGGATCGACTGCGGGAGCGGGACGATCGGGCCGTGCCCGGTGCGGCCGGAGCCGATCGCGATGGATCCGGAGCCCTGCTGACCCGCGGGGCCGGTCAGCTGGGTGCGTCGGTGCGGCGTTCGGTGGTCAGGACCGCCCAGACCGCCTTCCCGCCGGACCACCGCGGGCTGCTTCCCCACCGCTGCGCCGAATGCGCGACGAGGTGCAGGCCCAGCCCGGCGGAACCCGGGCGGGGCCGCGGGGACAGCACGGCCGGGTGCGGGTCGTCGTCGAGCACCGCGATGGTCAGCCGTCCGTGGCGCAGGTCCAGCCGGAGCGTGGCGGCGGACGTCGTGTGCTGGATCGCGTTCGTCGCGAGCTCGCCGGCGACGAGGATGCCGTCGTAGACGAAGTGCGTGACGTCCCACTCCGCGCACGCCCGGCGCACGGCGGCCCGCGCGACCGCCGGGGCTTCGCCGCCGCGGGGCAGGACCAGCTCCGCCTGGCGCCGGGCCGGTTTGCCCAGCGCGCGTTCCGCGCTGCGGACGTCCTCGCCGAGCGCGGCTTCGCGGTGGATCCCGTGCTCCCGCAACGCTCGCGCGTGATCTGCGGTGCCGGTGGCCAGCGCGAGCGGAATCCCCGGCCAGATCCGGATCCGCCGGGCGACGTGCGCGAACACCCCGACCGGCGCCACCTCGCTGAAGTCGAGTTCGCCGACGCCGGCGATCACCGCGTCCGGGCCGTCGGCCGCGATTTCCAGCAGGCCGTCGCGCAACCGCCGGTAGCTGCCGAGGTGCAGGCCGCCCGTGACGGTGACCAGGGTGTAGTGCGGCCGGGGAGCGACCTCGAGGTCGAGCGTCCCGTGCATCGTCTCTCCTCCGCCGAGAACCCGGTACCACAACGCTAGGACCGGACCGGCGCCCGCGGAAGGCCCCACAGGTGGGTGAGGTTCGGGCACGCGGGTGGACCCCGAACCTACTCGCTGGTAGGTTACCGCCGTCGAGTGATCCACTTCATGATTCAAAGGGGAGTCATGATCCGCAAGCACGCCCGTTTCCCGGCCCTCGCCGCCGCGCTCGCGCTGGTCTTCACCGCCGCGCCGGCGACCGCGGCCGACGCCCGGTCGTCCGATTCCTTCTACTCCTACGACGGCAGCGCACCGCTGTCGTCGTACGCGCCGGGGACAGTGCTCAAGACCCGGACACTGGCCTACCACGTCGTCGGCCTCGCCACGCCGGTGCAGGCCGTGCAGCTGCTCTACCGCACCACCGACGCGCAGGGCCGGCCGTCGGCCAACGTCACCTCGGTGGTCCGCAGCATCACCGGCGACCGCACGAAAGCCGTTTCGTACCAGTCGGCCTACGACTCGCTCGACCCCGCCGACTCGCCGTCGCGCGCGATCGCCGGCGACGTCACGCTCGGCGGGCTCCTGCCCAACGGCGAGTCGCTGCTGCTGCTCCCGTCGCTCCTGCTGGGCTACAACGTCGTCGTGCCCGACACCGAAGGGCAGACCGCCGACTTCGCCGCGGGGCCGGAGTACGGCACCACCACCCTCGACTCGATCCGCGCCGCGACGAGCTCGGCCGCCACCGGGATGGACGACCACACGAAGTTCGGCCTCCTCGGCTACTCGGGCGGGGCCATCGCGACCGGCTGGGCGGCGGCGCTCGCGCCGAGCTATGCCCCTGACGTCAACAAGAACCTCGTCGGCTTCACCGAAGGCGGGGTGCTCGTCGACCCCGCGCACAACCTCAAGTACGTCGGCGGCAGCCCGGTGTGGTCCGGGGTCATCCCGATGGCGCTGATCGGGGTCGCGCGCGGGTTCGGCATCGACCTGCGGCCGTACGCGAGCGAGTACGGGCTCAAGGTGCTCGACGAGCTGGAGCACGCGTCGATCATCACCGCGCTGGGCCGGTACCCGGGCCTGACGTGGCAGAAGCTGGTGAAGCCGGAGTACGCCGACCCGAATTCGGTGCCGCCGTTCGTCGCCGCGGTGAACCAGGTCAACATCGGTTCGGCGCCGACGCCGTCGGTCCCCGGTTTCATCGCACAGGGCAACGCCGGGTTCCTCGAAGGGACCACGAGCAACGTGCCGGGCATCGGCACCGGGGACGGCGTGATGGTCGCCGGTGACGTGCGGGCGCTGGCCCGCCAGTACTGCGCGACGGGCAACGACTCCATCAAGTACGTGCAATACGACGCGCTCAGCCACGTCGGCGGCGCGGCGGCGTGGGCGCCCGCGGCGATCGGCTGGCTCGCCGACCGGTTCGCCGGCAAGGCCGCGCCGTCGAGCTGCGGGCACATTCCGGCGGGGAACTCGCTCGCGCCGGAAGAGCCGGCCTGACCCGCTCGCCGTACCCGGCCGGACGACCGGTCCGGCCGGGTACGGCGCCGCGGTCAGTCCCGGTCGAGCCCGCCCGGGCCGAACACCTCGTAGCGGATGCGGTCCGCGGGCATTCCCCGCCGCAGCAGGCCCGCGCGGATGCCGTGCATGAACGGCAGGGGGCCGCACAGGTAGGCGGTGGCGTCCGCGGGCAGCGGCAGCGCGTCGACGTCCATGCGGCCCGGCCGTGAATTCCCGTCGTGGCCGGATTCGTACCAGTACAGCTCTTCGGCGCCGGCCAGCCCGGTCGCGATCTGGGCGCATTCGCGGCGCAGCGCGTGGTGGGCGGGGGAGCGGTCGGCGTGGGCGAGGACGACCCGCCGGGTCGGCTGGGTCCTGGCCAGGTGGTCGAGCAGCGCGGCCATCGGGGTGATCCCGATGCCGGCGCTGACGAGCAGCACCGGTCCGTCGCCCTCCTCCAGCGTCGTCTCGCCCGCGGGCGGCCCGAGCCGCAGGACGTCGTCCTCGGTCACCTCGTCGTGCAGGTAGCCGGACACCGCGCCGCCGTCGGCCCGGCGGACCGTGATCCGCAGCGAACCGCGCCCGGGGCCCTGGGACAGCGAGTACTGGCGGGGCTGGCGGTGCCCGCCGGGAAGGTCGACCAAGACCGAGACGTACTGGCCGGGAGCGAACTCCGGCACGGGCCCGCCGTCGTCGGGCACCAGGGTGAACGAGACCGCGTCGACGGCCTCGTCGAGGCGCTTGGCCACCCGCCAGCGCCGCCAGACGTCGGCGGGGTCGAGGTCCCCGCGCTCGTAGAGCCGGGCTTCGGCGGCGATCAGCCGGCAGGCGAGCAGCCAGTAGACCTCCTGCCAGGCGCCCGCGACCTCGGCCGTGACCGCGTCCCCGAGCACCGTGCCGACGGCGGTGAGCAGGTGGTGCCCCACCAGCGGGTACTGCTCGGCCCGGATACCCAGCGAAACGTGCTTGTGGGCGATCCGCTCGGCGATCCGGTCGAACGGCGCCGCGTCCTCGCCGAGCAGGTGGCCGGCGAACTCGACGACGGCGGAGGCCAGCGCGAGCTTCTGCCTGCCGTCGGCCTGGTTGCCCTGGTTGAACAGGTCGAGCAGGTCCGGGTGCGCGGCGAACATCGAGGAGTAGAACTCGCCGGTGATCGCCACGGCGTTGGCGCGCACGACGGGCAGGGTGGCGCGAACCACCGCGGCGGATGCGGGGGACAGCAAGGAGATCTCCTTCGGGGCAGCGGGAGTGCTGTCCCCGATCGTGCCCGGCCGTCCCGAGCCGCCCTAGGGATCTTCGGGCCCGGGAGTGAGGACCTTGGTCATCGGCGGGATTCG is a genomic window of Amycolatopsis lexingtonensis containing:
- a CDS encoding MBL fold metallo-hydrolase; translated protein: MHIGEVEVVKVVEWAGEIAPARTIVPSPPELWTDNAGWLAPDHWNPETGGYRGAVQTWVLRSEGRVILVDTGVGNGRDRPQIPLFDHLATPFLDRLAEAGVRPGDVDVVVNTHIHYDHVGWNTELRDGDWVPAFPRATYLIPRPDQVYFDPRNAHRRPAPKTEHDQVRREGSLLVYADSVAPVLGRAVLWEGSHRIDRNLTLEAAPGHTPGSSVLRVASGTDRAVFVGDLLHSPVQILEPEHSSCFCEDPRQAAVTRRAILERAADHRELVVPAHFAGPGAAEVRRDGGRFAIHHWAG
- a CDS encoding AraC family transcriptional regulator, encoding MDLLSDAIAAVRIGQPTSNRLSAGAAWCYRFAPYDGAGFHVLLRGSGWLVPDDGPPVPLGAGDAVLVPHGSPHTLSATPDATGAVPFETAVGEPGGRTEFLCGKYRLARGRRHPVLASLPEVVHLPAEPGRHPELRAAIDLLGAELTARRPGSAAVLTGLLDLLLVYLVRAWLAGRPEEGWPQALRDPEIAAALEALHAEPAAPWRIEDLAARVGLSRATLARRFTALTGQPPMAYLTWWRLTTAARLLQDTELPLPSIAAKVGYGSPFAFSHAFKRQFGIAPGGFRSR
- a CDS encoding TetR/AcrR family transcriptional regulator, which encodes MAPDPSRRSETARRAILTAALDLAGKLGYAKLSIEGIAQAAGVGKQTIYRWWPSKGALLFDAFLTLAGEGEDAALPDTGDLAADLKLVLRATITELDDPRYDQPMRALHTEIVHDPALAADYAKRLDGPMRDLKKARLRSAQEAGELAADLDLDVAVDLVWGPVLTRWLQRTGPLTPEYTDRVVDTALRGLRPR
- a CDS encoding SDR family oxidoreductase, encoding METARVWFVTGAGRGLGRAFTEAALAAGDRVIGVARDVSPLAETAAAHPDRLLAFPLDVTDRAAVFAAVDRAAAHFGRLDVVVNNAGALYAGMIEEFTEEQARAQLDVNFFGALWVSQAVVPHLRAQGSGHILQISSIAALGGFAGTGLYSASKFALEGMSEALAAEVAGFGVKVTIVQPGGYWTDLYTSSRATTPEPRYDGLREELAKQWAEGSVDSEPRLAAEAVSKLVGSDDPPLRLLLGSMVYDLAFDISRRRMDTWAGWEEVSRAAEKAVPMPG
- a CDS encoding acetyl-CoA hydrolase/transferase family protein, whose translation is MRVLSEEQLGAVLAGVPAPVPRAVVSGNFATPARALGVVDAALAEYRLFALNAQDGLPDRPGVVLETPFVGPGMRGRAGLRYFPSRLSLVPQLLKQALPPDVVLVHTSVPVDGVVSLGTEVNILPAAIEAARARGGLVIAQLNPNMPFTHGDGVLPLDEIDYALEAEEPLRSPVPRPQGSTAREIGERVAGLVADGATLQLGIGGIPDATLAALTGRRGLAVWSEMFSDGVLALDRAGALDPAEPVTASFVFGGTELYKWIDRNPRVRLLRTEKTNDPAVIARQRRLVSVNSALEIDLYAQANASRVRGAIYSGFGGQTDFVVGALHSPGGRAIIALPSWHPRADVSTVVPRLAGPVTSFQHSFFVSEHGVAAVWGHDAGEQARQIVARVAHPDARAELRERGRELGFAL
- a CDS encoding roadblock/LC7 domain-containing protein, producing the protein MDFEALATQLRELRENVAGVTGTVLAAVDGIPIIADADDHLDPAKISALAAADLGIARQAAEMTGKGTLSQTVVFGSEGYMAVYAVGRLALMVVLGDKGLNVGRLLFEARPVIERIGTILAA
- a CDS encoding SGNH/GDSL hydrolase family protein encodes the protein MLLDVAAAVLPGVRRVRAQKEPYARAWAEAGRTAVGSGRPLWAALGDSMTQGIGAETVTGGWVPRLNDRLGEPFAVVNLSASGARIADVLDGQLPRLLALPSAPALVTLLVGANDMLTPARRRGTPARFAELLARLPAGCSVVATLPRGNTQARAINALVETAAARGQVHLAELRGPALGPVRGSLAGDWFHPNDVGYARMADIFEAPVRAAAGLPAS